In Solenopsis invicta isolate M01_SB chromosome 1, UNIL_Sinv_3.0, whole genome shotgun sequence, one genomic interval encodes:
- the LOC105193261 gene encoding endothelial zinc finger protein induced by tumor necrosis factor alpha, whose product MFLGFVNFREGGETFGGLSGMLRQILSPSPEIGEAGMSINCNLLQNNSIFSNQSSMLSSTLLPPHFQSVCPDQSLLDQVQIFTESYPCPTCGLEFRSVLKLNYHMRTSHVVRTEFEHSIENQPRYSCAVCSRTFVALNHLRMHEVTHSAPVPTCASTSVTLATSSGGNMEKTFACDFCQASFRYRTLLERHRRMHQEASQEKPYSCPRCLMRFETRNSYNHHAKTHRPLPASHDNRIIAGSNTVSSPVDPIVTSNLGVGGSDGSSGPIIPAKSMPSYPCDSCSKQFTTAESLTSHKAVHRSRPLVCDVCGKGFTHRKYYVVHQRIHTGERPYLCAMCGKSFTQASTLTVHRRYHTGERPYTCTLCGKGFVTRTIMLNHMKKH is encoded by the coding sequence ATGTTCTTGGGTTTTGTCAATTTCAGGGAAGGAGGCGAGACCTTCGGTGGATTGTCGGGAATGCTGCGTCAGATTCTCTCGCCTTCGCCCGAGATCGGGGAGGCCGGTATGTCCATCAATTGTAATCTTCTACAGAACAACTCGATATTCTCGAACCAATCGTCGATGCTATCGTCGACTTTACTCCCTCCGCATTTTCAATCAGTATGCCCTGATCAGTCTCTGCTCGATCAGGTGCAAATCTTCACCGAGTCTTATCCATGTCCAACGTGCGGATTGGAGTTCCGAAGTGTCCTTAAGCTTAACTATCACATGCGAACGAGTCACGTCGTGCGTACGGAATTCGAGCATAGTATCGAGAATCAGCCGCGGTACTCTTGCGCGGTCTGCTCGCGAACCTTTGTTGCGTTGAACCACCTGAGGATGCACGAGGTCACACATTCCGCGCCTGTACCCACGTGTGCATCGACTTCCGTTACTCTCGCTACGTCGTCCGGCGGTAATATGGAGAAAACGTTTGCCTGCGATTTCTGCCAGGCAAGCTTTCGATATCGCACGCTACTGGAACGTCATCGGAGGATGCACCAGGAAGCCAGCCAGGAAAAACCATACTCCTGCCCAAGATGCTTAATGCGCTTTGAGACGCGCAACTCGTACAATCATCACGCTAAAACCCACAGACCATTACCGGCGAGTCATGATAATCGAATAATTGCGGGTAGCAATACGGTGTCGTCGCCAGTCGATCCGATAGTAACTAGTAATCTCGGTGTTGGCGGCAGCGACGGAAGTAGTGGTCCCATAATACCCGCAAAGTCCATGCCTTCTTATCCCTGCGACTCGTGCTCCAAACAATTTACGACCGCCGAGTCGTTGACCTCGCATAAAGCGGTGCACAGATCGCGACCGCTGGTCTGCGACGTATGCGGCAAGGGTTTCACGCATCGCAAGTATTACGTGGTGCACCAGCGCATCCACACCGGCGAAAGGCCGTATCTCTGTGCCATGTGCGGCAAATCGTTCACGCAGGCGTCGACGCTCACTGTGCATCGTCGTTATCATACGGGAGAGCGTCCGTACACCTGTACGCTCTGCGGAAAGGGATTTGTCACGCGAACAATTATGCTTAATCACATGAAGAAACATTGA